A part of Bacteroidia bacterium genomic DNA contains:
- a CDS encoding HIT family protein: protein MSTIFTKIVNGEIPCHKIAETDDFFAFLDIRPLKKGHTLVIPKQEVNYIFDLNDDLYIGLHLFAREIARAVEKTCPCARIAVAVIGLEVPHAHIHLVPLDEIGELNFENPRVEMSSDEMAKLALDIRANLA, encoded by the coding sequence ATGTCTACTATTTTTACCAAAATCGTCAACGGTGAAATCCCCTGTCACAAAATTGCAGAAACAGACGATTTTTTTGCTTTCCTGGATATTCGGCCATTAAAAAAAGGTCATACCCTGGTCATACCCAAACAGGAAGTGAACTATATTTTTGACCTGAATGATGATCTGTATATCGGGCTTCACCTATTTGCCCGTGAGATTGCCCGGGCTGTGGAAAAAACATGCCCGTGTGCCCGTATTGCGGTCGCCGTGATTGGCCTTGAAGTGCCGCATGCACATATACACCTCGTTCCGCTTGATGAAATCGGGGAGCTGAATTTTGAAAACCCCAGAGTGGAAATGTCTTCCGATGAAATGGCGAAGCTGGCGCTGGATATTCGCGCCAACCTCGCCTGA
- a CDS encoding M48 family metallopeptidase, protein MKKIVFFAIIFILILVGCSRVPFTNRRQAKLLPEATMNSMSFTQYDAFLKENKISTNKQQVDMVKRVGLRVQKAAETYYKANGLEKKLENFQWEFNLIQNDSTVNAWCMPGGKVVVYSGIMPIAKDENGLAVVMGHEIAHALANHGNERMTQQLAVQAGGVAIDVLMRDKPAETRNIFLQAYGAGATVGALLPFSRKHESEADHIGLYLMAIAGYDVYAASPFWDRMAAGGGQAPPEFMSTHPSPETRAANLKAWAPEAIELAKKYKGK, encoded by the coding sequence ATGAAAAAGATCGTTTTTTTTGCAATTATCTTCATTCTGATTTTAGTAGGTTGTTCTCGGGTACCGTTTACCAATCGCAGGCAGGCCAAACTTCTCCCGGAGGCGACCATGAATTCCATGAGTTTTACGCAGTATGACGCATTTCTCAAGGAAAATAAAATATCCACCAACAAACAGCAGGTGGACATGGTAAAGAGGGTCGGACTTCGCGTTCAGAAAGCTGCCGAGACCTACTACAAAGCCAATGGATTAGAAAAAAAGCTTGAGAATTTCCAGTGGGAATTCAACCTGATACAGAACGACTCAACGGTAAACGCATGGTGTATGCCCGGAGGCAAGGTAGTAGTTTACTCAGGCATTATGCCCATTGCTAAAGATGAAAACGGCCTTGCCGTTGTTATGGGGCATGAAATTGCCCATGCACTAGCCAACCACGGCAACGAGCGGATGACCCAGCAACTGGCCGTTCAGGCCGGAGGCGTAGCTATCGATGTACTGATGCGCGACAAACCTGCGGAAACCCGCAATATTTTCCTTCAGGCATATGGTGCAGGTGCGACGGTCGGTGCGTTGCTTCCCTTTAGCCGCAAACATGAGTCTGAGGCAGACCATATCGGTTTGTATCTGATGGCAATTGCAGGGTATGATGTATATGCGGCGAGTCCTTTCTGGGACAGAATGGCAGCAGGCGGCGGGCAGGCTCCCCCCGAATTTATGAGCACTCACCCTTCACCCGAAACAAGGGCTGCGAATCTCAAAGCATGGGCACCTGAAGCCATTGAACTTGCGAAGAAGTATAAGGGTAAGTAG
- the ruvC gene encoding crossover junction endodeoxyribonuclease RuvC yields the protein MSDRIIIGIDPGTTITGYGIISCKGKKMSLLACGVIKLGSQKISHPEKLKKIFQRISSLVEDFGANEMALEAPFHGKNVQSMLKLGRAQGVAMAAGLIHDLPIFEYAPKKVKMAVTGSGSASKEQVAKMLETHLGREIASSYMDATDGLAVAVCHFFQGNFSQKNTNYKDWASFIENNPKRIKQ from the coding sequence GTGTCAGACAGAATTATCATAGGAATCGACCCGGGCACAACGATTACCGGCTACGGGATCATTAGTTGCAAGGGAAAAAAAATGAGCCTTCTTGCGTGTGGGGTAATCAAGCTGGGCAGCCAGAAAATTTCGCATCCGGAGAAGTTGAAAAAGATTTTCCAGCGAATCAGCAGCCTGGTGGAAGATTTTGGGGCAAACGAAATGGCACTTGAAGCACCTTTTCACGGCAAAAATGTACAATCCATGCTCAAGCTGGGTCGTGCACAGGGAGTAGCGATGGCTGCGGGGCTGATTCACGACCTCCCCATTTTCGAATACGCGCCGAAAAAGGTAAAAATGGCGGTTACCGGAAGTGGTTCTGCCAGCAAGGAGCAGGTAGCAAAGATGCTGGAAACGCATCTGGGCCGGGAGATTGCGTCTTCGTATATGGATGCAACTGATGGCCTTGCAGTGGCCGTTTGTCACTTTTTTCAGGGAAATTTTTCACAAAAAAATACTAACTACAAAGATTGGGCGTCTTTTATAGAGAATAATCCAAAGAGGATTAAGCAGTAA
- a CDS encoding lysylphosphatidylglycerol synthase domain-containing protein: MRAFALKIYQSLAQFTLPEIHGVKPGWIIKALITLAVLSWVFFRLIGEGVSLSAYMTSLNAMGLLGLGLAVAGMPLNLGLETMKWWFMIRKAGNSIRFYVAWKSVFSGLTTGIFTPNRIGEYAGRIAFLPNPSRLQGAVFLFVDRICQMIITLWMGTLSMEYFWKYHREVIVHAFNLLPESWLWIRRALFLLSFVLPVSILLLPQIARWSENRLVRLVFFQKIVSSLGRLDMSVLFPVLLLGLTRYIVFSLQYVVLIRAFGFDGSWMLIFAMVWMIFLIKSVLPSITLTELGIRESVALVVMGTFLVPAHVAFSGTFILYIINIILPSLLGLFYVYRLKF; this comes from the coding sequence ATGCGCGCATTTGCCCTGAAAATATATCAGTCTCTGGCTCAATTTACCTTACCCGAAATACATGGCGTCAAACCTGGCTGGATCATAAAAGCATTAATTACACTGGCAGTTTTATCATGGGTATTTTTCAGATTAATCGGAGAGGGCGTCTCTCTTTCTGCTTATATGACCAGCCTGAATGCCATGGGGTTGCTTGGTCTGGGCCTTGCTGTTGCTGGTATGCCCCTGAATCTTGGCCTGGAAACAATGAAGTGGTGGTTTATGATAAGGAAAGCGGGCAACAGCATTCGTTTTTACGTCGCATGGAAATCGGTGTTTTCGGGGCTTACGACGGGTATTTTTACCCCCAATCGCATTGGTGAATACGCCGGGCGGATAGCTTTTCTTCCTAATCCCTCTCGCCTGCAAGGCGCGGTTTTCCTCTTCGTTGATCGCATTTGCCAGATGATTATTACTCTTTGGATGGGGACTCTGTCTATGGAGTATTTCTGGAAGTATCATCGCGAAGTAATTGTCCACGCTTTTAACCTATTACCCGAATCGTGGTTATGGATTCGACGTGCTCTGTTTCTCCTTTCTTTTGTCTTACCTGTTTCCATACTGCTTTTACCTCAGATTGCAAGGTGGTCTGAAAACCGCCTGGTACGATTGGTATTCTTTCAAAAAATCGTGTCATCCCTCGGGCGTCTCGATATGTCCGTACTGTTTCCCGTATTGCTGTTGGGACTTACCCGGTATATTGTTTTTTCCCTCCAATATGTGGTGCTTATCCGTGCCTTCGGATTTGATGGATCGTGGATGCTGATTTTTGCTATGGTCTGGATGATTTTTTTGATCAAATCCGTACTCCCTTCCATTACGCTTACCGAACTGGGTATTCGGGAATCGGTGGCACTGGTAGTGATGGGCACTTTTCTAGTCCCTGCGCATGTCGCTTTTTCCGGTACATTTATTCTCTATATTATCAATATAATTTTGCCTTCACTCCTGGGGTTGTTTTATGTGTACCGATTAAAATTTTAG
- a CDS encoding T9SS type A sorting domain-containing protein, producing the protein MMKNSLLLYVRALLLVCASSLSIAQVRANDCYSAITLTTGNTSSTTFDSNCNYNPSSQNLCPNCGGDAWFEFIPGGTSAAQYDMTFLVTLGFSGTVNLSILYSESIDASGDPCEWSSTAFTTKPGYTQYTVYCSQALTAGVPFSLRHPGMDGSGHFFVLVERTSGSGGSVSVLPQFNGTNPPPSNDRCLSPITLTSGNGLDPNAATNPSTGNWIDAMSATTRFATKQRLQNLCGGGSPSTPTEDHYGANLVLTCYYNGNVGDNGSFPGPNQCQPFLENTTYYNFTVPLASNDWYIHFGSESYCAHGPNNMLAMLVQNINCNNADVATRIACGTFNVSSSMPSADASFGPLNLNTGTVYTIILDGTRGSQCDVNILISRSPINPILPVEILRFEGYNEGSANMLVWETFNESDHSFFEIEKSLDGSEYYAIGKAPAKGTGDGVADYQFVDQNAETGISYYRLKAVDINGTHFYSRVIEVVREPDGLELLGVMPIPFTEALTVSFHTEYSGRASISLIDLTGRTFYLKPLEVRQGSHTITLPTHEISAGIYLLRLQQGEKILVKRVVKY; encoded by the coding sequence ATGATGAAAAATTCCTTACTTCTGTATGTACGCGCACTTCTACTTGTGTGCGCATCTTCATTGTCTATCGCACAGGTTCGAGCTAATGATTGTTATTCAGCAATTACCCTTACAACAGGAAATACAAGTTCAACCACTTTTGACTCCAATTGTAATTATAATCCATCGTCCCAAAATCTTTGTCCCAATTGCGGAGGGGATGCCTGGTTTGAGTTTATTCCTGGCGGCACCAGTGCTGCCCAGTATGATATGACTTTTCTGGTTACCCTTGGGTTTAGTGGTACGGTAAATTTGTCCATTTTATACTCTGAGTCAATCGATGCCAGTGGTGATCCCTGCGAATGGAGTTCTACCGCTTTCACCACCAAGCCGGGGTATACCCAGTACACGGTATATTGCAGTCAGGCATTAACGGCAGGTGTACCGTTTTCACTTCGCCATCCGGGTATGGACGGATCCGGGCATTTTTTTGTATTGGTTGAAAGAACCAGTGGTTCCGGTGGCAGTGTATCTGTATTGCCACAATTTAATGGTACAAACCCACCGCCATCCAACGACCGTTGCCTTTCCCCAATCACACTCACCAGTGGCAACGGGTTAGATCCAAATGCAGCAACCAACCCATCTACAGGAAACTGGATAGATGCCATGTCGGCAACGACCCGATTTGCGACGAAACAAAGATTACAGAATTTATGCGGGGGAGGCTCACCTTCAACCCCTACAGAAGATCACTACGGCGCAAACCTGGTATTGACCTGCTACTACAATGGAAATGTGGGCGATAATGGGAGTTTTCCAGGTCCAAACCAGTGTCAACCATTTCTCGAAAATACCACCTATTACAATTTTACGGTTCCGCTGGCTTCAAACGACTGGTATATTCATTTTGGAAGCGAAAGCTACTGCGCTCATGGCCCCAATAACATGCTGGCGATGCTCGTACAGAATATAAACTGCAACAATGCAGATGTAGCCACAAGAATTGCATGCGGTACATTTAATGTTTCGAGTAGCATGCCATCTGCAGACGCATCTTTTGGCCCACTAAATTTGAATACAGGTACAGTTTATACCATTATCCTAGATGGAACGAGAGGTTCGCAATGTGATGTAAATATACTGATATCCCGAAGTCCGATCAATCCGATATTACCGGTTGAAATCCTGCGATTTGAGGGATATAATGAGGGGAGTGCCAATATGCTTGTATGGGAAACCTTTAATGAAAGCGATCATAGCTTTTTTGAAATTGAAAAAAGCCTGGATGGTTCCGAGTATTATGCGATCGGAAAAGCACCGGCAAAAGGCACAGGAGATGGCGTTGCCGATTATCAGTTTGTTGATCAGAATGCAGAAACGGGGATCAGTTATTACCGTTTAAAAGCTGTAGATATCAATGGAACCCATTTTTATTCCCGGGTAATAGAAGTCGTGCGCGAACCAGACGGGCTGGAATTGCTGGGCGTAATGCCGATACCATTTACAGAAGCATTGACCGTCAGTTTCCACACGGAATACAGTGGGCGGGCAAGTATTTCACTGATTGATCTTACCGGAAGAACATTTTACCTGAAGCCATTGGAAGTACGGCAGGGTTCACATACCATTACGTTGCCTACCCATGAAATATCCGCGGGAATTTACCTGTTGAGACTTCAGCAGGGCGAAAAAATACTGGTAAAAAGAGTAGTAAAATACTAA
- a CDS encoding PorV/PorQ family protein, whose protein sequence is MKKNILITIALVAGSLFALAQPERVGQAGAQELLINTMPRSSGLNGIDIASSDGIESSMVNPAGVAKTSGTELMFAHALWLVGTDIQVNTFGFSQNLGESGGVLGFQVNSFSLGEFVRTTVDQPDGTLGTFSPTYLNLGLTYAKKFTDRIHVGFTTRIIHESTPEVIANGVAFDAGIQYRSGEKERLKLGIALRNVGPTMRFGGDGLAGRVPIKTNNKFTSTINIPTAEFELPTSLSMGGSYDLFLGSNNTVSVTAAFISNSFYNNQGGLGLSYKYKEYVILRGSFLYENGIFDEIYNGRFNAHTGISTGATFQVPFKTGKFDNAGNEEFSSFSLDMSYRTSNPFGGTFVFGARIDI, encoded by the coding sequence ATGAAAAAAAATATACTTATCACAATAGCTTTAGTTGCCGGTTCTCTGTTTGCTTTGGCTCAGCCAGAGCGTGTTGGACAGGCGGGCGCTCAGGAACTACTGATCAATACCATGCCCAGAAGCTCGGGGTTAAATGGTATTGATATCGCCAGTTCCGACGGGATTGAAAGTTCAATGGTAAATCCTGCAGGTGTCGCAAAAACCTCTGGTACTGAACTTATGTTCGCACATGCTCTCTGGCTTGTGGGCACAGATATTCAGGTGAATACCTTTGGCTTTTCTCAAAATTTGGGTGAGTCTGGTGGCGTTTTAGGTTTTCAGGTGAATAGCTTTAGCCTGGGAGAATTTGTACGTACCACCGTTGATCAACCTGATGGAACATTGGGTACTTTTAGCCCCACCTATCTGAATCTGGGGCTTACTTATGCCAAAAAGTTTACAGATCGGATTCATGTAGGTTTTACCACCCGCATTATACATGAATCTACCCCGGAAGTAATCGCCAATGGTGTAGCTTTCGATGCTGGTATTCAATATCGGTCAGGAGAAAAAGAACGCCTTAAGCTTGGAATCGCACTTCGTAATGTCGGGCCTACCATGCGGTTTGGTGGCGATGGACTCGCCGGCAGAGTGCCGATTAAAACCAATAATAAATTCACCTCGACCATCAATATCCCTACGGCTGAGTTTGAATTGCCTACCAGTCTGAGTATGGGCGGATCTTATGATCTTTTCCTGGGAAGCAATAACACCGTTTCCGTTACGGCTGCCTTTATCTCCAACTCATTCTATAACAATCAGGGAGGACTTGGGCTTTCCTATAAGTATAAAGAATATGTGATCCTCCGCGGGTCATTCTTGTACGAAAATGGAATATTTGACGAAATCTACAACGGACGGTTTAATGCACATACCGGAATCTCAACCGGTGCTACTTTTCAGGTTCCTTTCAAAACCGGAAAGTTTGACAACGCCGGAAACGAAGAATTTTCTTCTTTCTCCCTGGATATGAGCTACCGTACATCCAATCCTTTTGGGGGAACTTTTGTATTTGGTGCACGTATAGATATCTAA
- the greA gene encoding transcription elongation factor GreA, producing the protein MSEVKYFTKEGYDKLMHELAELKGKGRSEIAKQIQKAREMGDLSENAEYDAAKDAQGLLEMKIAQLETVAANARILDETGIDANKAYILSTVKLKNLKNKSEVTYTLVSEEEANLKQGRISIKSPVGKAVLGKEVGDIVEIDAPVGKLQFELLSISRG; encoded by the coding sequence ATGAGTGAAGTAAAGTATTTTACAAAAGAAGGGTATGATAAGCTGATGCATGAGTTAGCAGAGCTGAAGGGTAAGGGGCGTTCAGAGATTGCAAAGCAAATCCAAAAGGCACGTGAAATGGGAGACCTGAGCGAAAATGCCGAATATGACGCTGCAAAAGATGCACAAGGGCTGCTGGAAATGAAAATTGCCCAGTTGGAGACAGTCGCGGCTAATGCCCGTATCTTGGATGAGACCGGAATCGATGCAAATAAGGCCTATATTCTCTCTACGGTTAAGCTAAAAAATCTGAAAAATAAATCTGAAGTAACGTATACACTGGTATCCGAAGAAGAAGCTAATCTGAAACAAGGAAGAATTTCTATAAAATCTCCCGTAGGAAAAGCTGTGCTGGGCAAAGAAGTCGGTGATATTGTTGAAATCGATGCACCCGTAGGTAAACTTCAGTTTGAACTCCTGAGCATTAGCCGGGGATAA
- a CDS encoding carboxypeptidase regulatory-like domain-containing protein, with amino-acid sequence MLHRISLFVLFLAIFGQISFAQDSGKLKGKVLDKAGQPIEYATVLVFDGDLVKYGTQTIADGTFSIQPVSPGTYRVEARFLQGKKSLEDVTVISGQTRDIVLNFKDDVTVTLDAVEIFGTPVFEKDPQVSTTISGQDVVNMGTRNVQSVAALTAGVYQSDEGDFSVSIRGARPTATAYYIDGVKIRGQTTVPQSSIAQFQVITGGTPAEFGDFTGGVISITTANPSSDFSGGVELTTSEYLDAFGRDLVGLSLSGPILTRKRELDGNVFKTSMLGFFINGEFDYNRDQDPAALGIYKLSDELLTDLQTNPVVISEDGQSFRSRANYIRGNEFIPIKAKQNNESLRIRGLGRLDFQPADNVLIKLGGTYEFINTDQWGIGSMLFAPDPQDQFMGNNYRGWFRFQQTFAGGKNSAVRNLFYSIQADYSLYQRRFQNSIHQDRFFDYGYNGKYDFDVTPVYGYINDPQNSISSSPYWQTIGYAFENLTFDGSDSKNPLLANYNTAIFNYIDQNGSPSIRNLNDLAFRQGILNGQGARGVYSILSGIGSNQGGYTKYDFEQFRLMGQATAEIKGHNLKAGFEFEQRAERAYSIGARGLWGIMRQYANFHLLNLEDNTDNYQFVTRDGQFQDTVIVPLRYSASDQYEFSKKLREKLGLPIDGTDLINTDAYGPDFYTLDMFNADELLGDGVNQIVTYYGYDYLGNRTPAVDAGSFFTDTINRPLNAFAPTYISAFIQDKFEFEDIIFNVGLRVDRFDANQPVLKDNYSLYPVYTAAEVSSGQLGVPGYTLPSGIGSDFIPYVNDPTNFSEVIGYRNGESWFDASGTPVSSAVIAQRSGGKPLPATRDNKVSINSFEDYEPQTVFMPRISFSFPISDVALFFAHYDVLAQRPGQLLATQSSLLAGQISQYAFLENTPTATVTNPNLRPEITIDYEAGFKQKVGERMAFTMSAFYREQRNMIRFRRFANAYPFSYDTYDNLDFGTVKGFSFSYDMRRMNNLQMRASYTLQFADATGSDFSSARNVVNFLEGVGILRVPLPINTDQRHRITGSLDYRFMGRNMGPSLGFGENKIYPLKNFGANMNLTLGSGTPYTKNAVAVPSVASGINIVNVVQGTPNGARNPWQFRMDLRLDKSFFIGGKPKKEGGVTKSYDFNIYLALLNALNTRNIIGVYRYTGLPDDDGFLASDSGQQLIVTQIDPQAYIDQYSLRVSNPSNYSLPRRIQLGVMFNF; translated from the coding sequence ATGCTACATCGAATCAGTCTTTTTGTATTGTTTCTGGCGATTTTTGGGCAAATATCCTTTGCTCAGGATTCCGGAAAATTAAAAGGGAAAGTCCTTGATAAGGCAGGGCAACCCATTGAGTATGCAACAGTTTTGGTCTTTGATGGCGATCTCGTCAAATATGGTACCCAGACAATTGCAGACGGCACATTTAGTATTCAGCCGGTTTCTCCAGGCACCTATCGTGTGGAGGCGCGCTTTCTTCAAGGAAAAAAATCTCTGGAAGATGTTACTGTCATTTCAGGGCAGACCCGGGATATTGTCCTTAACTTTAAGGATGATGTAACGGTTACCCTTGATGCCGTTGAGATTTTCGGTACTCCCGTATTTGAAAAAGATCCTCAGGTTTCCACTACGATCAGTGGGCAGGATGTGGTAAATATGGGTACCCGAAACGTACAGAGCGTGGCAGCCCTTACCGCAGGCGTTTACCAGTCTGATGAAGGCGACTTCAGTGTAAGTATCCGGGGTGCTCGTCCGACAGCAACTGCTTACTACATCGATGGGGTGAAAATCCGGGGGCAGACAACGGTTCCTCAAAGCTCTATCGCTCAGTTTCAGGTAATTACCGGTGGTACTCCTGCAGAGTTTGGTGACTTTACAGGTGGTGTAATCAGTATTACTACCGCAAACCCATCCTCAGATTTCAGTGGGGGAGTGGAGCTTACCACTTCCGAATACCTTGATGCTTTCGGTCGGGATCTTGTCGGCCTTTCTTTGAGTGGACCGATCCTCACCCGCAAACGCGAACTGGATGGCAATGTATTCAAAACCTCTATGCTGGGTTTCTTTATCAACGGAGAGTTTGATTATAACAGGGATCAGGACCCTGCGGCGCTCGGTATCTATAAGCTTAGCGACGAACTGCTGACCGATCTGCAGACAAACCCCGTCGTAATCTCCGAAGATGGCCAGTCTTTCCGTAGCCGCGCCAACTATATTCGTGGCAATGAGTTTATTCCCATCAAAGCCAAACAAAACAATGAAAGCCTCCGGATTCGCGGCCTTGGCCGACTGGACTTTCAACCAGCAGATAATGTGCTGATCAAACTGGGTGGTACTTACGAATTTATCAATACCGACCAATGGGGAATCGGAAGCATGCTTTTTGCACCCGATCCGCAGGACCAGTTTATGGGAAATAACTATCGGGGATGGTTTCGTTTCCAGCAAACCTTTGCCGGTGGGAAAAACTCTGCAGTGAGAAACCTGTTTTACTCAATCCAGGCTGATTACTCTCTGTATCAGCGCAGATTCCAGAACAGCATTCATCAGGATCGGTTTTTTGACTATGGCTACAATGGGAAATATGATTTTGATGTTACGCCGGTTTATGGCTATATCAATGACCCGCAGAATAGCATCTCCTCCAGCCCTTACTGGCAAACCATTGGTTATGCTTTCGAAAACCTGACATTTGACGGGTCTGACTCGAAAAACCCCCTGCTGGCAAATTATAATACAGCGATTTTTAATTATATCGATCAGAATGGCTCTCCCTCCATCCGAAACCTGAATGACCTGGCTTTCCGTCAGGGGATTTTGAACGGACAGGGCGCCAGAGGGGTTTACTCTATCCTTAGCGGCATTGGCTCCAATCAGGGAGGGTATACCAAATATGATTTTGAACAATTCCGCCTTATGGGACAGGCTACCGCCGAGATCAAAGGCCATAACCTGAAAGCTGGATTTGAATTTGAGCAAAGAGCAGAAAGGGCCTACTCAATCGGAGCCAGAGGCCTTTGGGGAATCATGCGTCAGTATGCCAACTTCCATTTGCTCAACCTCGAAGATAACACCGACAACTATCAGTTTGTAACCCGGGACGGCCAGTTTCAGGATACAGTGATTGTACCGCTTCGTTATTCAGCTTCAGACCAGTATGAGTTTTCTAAAAAGCTCAGAGAAAAACTGGGACTGCCTATTGATGGTACAGACCTGATTAATACAGATGCTTACGGTCCAGATTTCTATACGCTGGATATGTTTAATGCAGATGAACTTTTAGGAGACGGGGTAAACCAGATCGTGACTTACTACGGATATGATTATTTGGGCAACCGTACACCAGCTGTCGATGCCGGATCGTTTTTCACCGATACAATCAACCGCCCGCTGAATGCATTTGCTCCTACTTATATTTCTGCATTTATCCAGGACAAGTTTGAGTTTGAAGATATTATCTTTAACGTAGGTCTACGGGTTGACCGCTTTGACGCCAACCAGCCGGTATTGAAAGATAATTACTCTCTGTACCCTGTGTATACAGCTGCCGAAGTATCTTCCGGCCAATTGGGCGTACCAGGATATACCCTGCCTTCAGGCATTGGATCTGACTTCATCCCTTATGTCAATGATCCGACCAACTTCTCTGAAGTGATTGGTTACCGAAACGGAGAGTCATGGTTTGATGCAAGCGGAACGCCAGTATCTTCTGCCGTTATCGCGCAGCGTTCCGGTGGAAAACCACTGCCTGCAACCAGGGATAATAAGGTGAGTATCAACTCGTTTGAGGACTACGAGCCACAGACGGTGTTTATGCCGAGGATTTCATTTTCCTTCCCTATCTCGGATGTCGCACTGTTTTTTGCGCACTATGACGTACTGGCACAGCGTCCGGGGCAATTGCTGGCTACCCAAAGCTCCCTGCTTGCAGGGCAGATTTCCCAGTATGCCTTTTTGGAGAATACTCCCACCGCAACAGTTACCAACCCCAACCTGAGGCCAGAAATCACCATCGACTATGAAGCTGGATTTAAGCAGAAGGTGGGTGAGCGGATGGCGTTTACTATGTCAGCTTTCTACCGCGAACAGCGCAATATGATCCGTTTCCGTCGCTTTGCCAATGCGTATCCATTCTCTTATGATACCTACGACAACCTCGATTTCGGTACGGTAAAGGGATTCTCTTTCTCCTATGATATGCGCCGTATGAACAACCTTCAGATGCGTGCATCTTATACCCTTCAGTTTGCGGATGCTACCGGTTCGGATTTCTCTTCAGCCCGAAATGTAGTGAACTTCCTGGAAGGTGTGGGTATTCTTCGGGTTCCACTTCCTATCAATACTGACCAGCGTCACCGGATTACAGGTAGTTTGGACTATCGGTTTATGGGAAGAAATATGGGGCCATCTTTGGGATTTGGGGAAAATAAAATTTATCCTTTGAAAAATTTTGGTGCCAACATGAACCTTACATTAGGGTCAGGTACCCCCTACACCAAAAATGCAGTGGCAGTTCCTTCCGTAGCCTCCGGTATCAATATCGTAAACGTCGTACAAGGTACACCCAACGGTGCCCGTAACCCATGGCAGTTCCGTATGGACCTCCGCCTCGATAAAAGCTTCTTTATCGGTGGCAAGCCCAAAAAAGAAGGTGGCGTAACAAAATCCTATGACTTTAATATCTATCTGGCATTGCTGAATGCCCTGAATACAAGAAATATCATAGGTGTTTATCGTTATACCGGCCTTCCTGATGATGACGGATTTCTTGCCAGTGATAGTGGGCAGCAGTTGATCGTAACTCAAATTGATCCACAAGCCTATATTGACCAGTACTCACTTCGGGTTTCCAATCCGAGTAACTATTCTCTTCCCAGAAGAATTCAGTTGGGTGTGATGTTTAATTTCTAG